TTCTGTTAGGTCTTGTTATGCGGAAAGTAAAAGAATGGGAGAAACAATTTGTGTAAGCTGGGCACATCAGTATGGGGTTGATGTGAAAATTGTAAGACCATTTCATACTTACGGACCTATGATGGATTTAACCGATGGGAGAGTATTTGCAGATTTTGTTGCTGATATAGTTCTCAATCGTGATATAATAATGAAAAGTGATGGGACAGCAGTTAGAGCCTATTGTTATTTATCTGATGCAATCATCGCCTATTTTTTAGTATTGTTAAAAGGGGCTCAAGCTGAAAGTTATAATATAGGGAACCCTCAAGGTGTATGCAGTGTAATTGATTTAGCTAATAAATTAGTTTCATCTTTCCCAGAGAAAAAACTAAAAGTGATAAGAAAGGAAAATATGGATTCAAATTATATTCCTTCTAAAGCAAATAAAGTTATCCCAAATATAGATAAGGTTACTTCTTTAGGATGGAAACCCAAAGTTTCAATTGAAGAAGGATTTACTCGAACAGTAATTAGTTATGAATCTAATTTAGATTTAACTTTTTAATAAATTCAATTATGAAAGCATCAGATTTTATAGCTGATTTCTTGGAAAAAAAAGGCATTAAAAGTGTTTTTGAACTTTCAGGAGGGATGATCACTCACCTTTTAGATTCTATTAGCCTGCGTACAAATATAAATATTGTTACTATGCATCACGAGCAATCTGCTGCATTTGCAGCAGATGCTTATGGTAGAGTTACCGGTTTGCCTGGTATTGCTTTGGCTACAAGTGGGCCTGGAGCTACCAATTTGTTAACCGGTATTGGAAGTTGTTATTTTGATTCTTCTCCTGCAATTTTTATTACTGGTCAGGTTAATCGTCATGAACAAAAAGGGAATAAAGCAATAAGACAATTAGGTTTTCAAGAAACTGATATTGTTGCTATGGCAAAACCTATAACAAAAGCATGTTTTCAAATTCAAAATGCTGAAGCTATTCCCAATGTCTTTGATGAAGCTTTTAAAATAGCATTAGAGGGTAGACCAGGGCCTGTTTTAATTGATATTCCAATGGATGTTCAAAGGGCTCAAATTGAATCGAAACCTTTCATTGACCACCAGGAAAGTTATTCAACTCTCCTTCCCGAGAATGAAATATTGAATTTAATTGCAGAAATACAAAAGGCTAAGAAGCCTTTAATACTAGTAGGTAGAGGGGTTAAGGCTGCTCAGTGTCAATTTGAATTTGATCAATTTGTAGAACAAACACAAGTACCTGTTATGAGCACTTTACTTGCGGTTGATGCCATTGAATATGAACATGAATTGCGGGTTGGTTTTATAGGCAGCTATGGTAACCGATGGGCAAATATAGCTTTCGGCGAATGTGACCTTTTAATTGTTTTGGGAAGTAGATTAGATATTCGTCAAACAGGAGCTGATACCAAATTTATTGAGAATAGGAAAATCTATCATGTAGATTGTGAAGCAGGTGAAATTAATAATAGGGTTAAGGGCTGTGTCCCATTTCTAACAGATTTAAAGATCTTCTTTAAACAATTCGCTGCACTTAGCAGTAAGTTCGAATTTTCTAAGCCGACTGAATGGCTCCAATATATAAACGATTTAAGAACTCAATGGCCTGACACAAAAGAGTTAGATCCTGTAGGTATAAACCCTAATGTATTCATGTGTCAGTTATCTGAAGCAAGTGAAAAGGCTTTTGCATATTTAGCTGACGTAGGTAGCCATCAAATGTGGGCAGCTCAATCTTTAAGGCTAAGGAAGGATCAGTTCTTTATAACTTCAGGTGGAATGGGGGCTATGGGATTTGCATTGCCAGCTGGTATCGGTGCCTGTATCGCCCATGAAAATGCTCCTGTTGTTGTCATAGTAGGGGATGGTTGTATGCAGATTAATATTCAAGAGATGCAAACGATTGTTCGCAATAAGCTACCTGTTAAAATGGTGGTGATGAACAATAGGAGTTTAGGAATGATTAGACAATTTCAGGATAGTTATTTTGACTCCAGATACCAATCTACATACTGGGGCTATGATGCTCCTGATTTTGAAAAAGTTGCAGTGGCTTATGGCATAGAAGCTAAAACAATCACAGCACCGGAAGAAATTGGACAAGCTGTTAAATGGTTATGGGATAATGACAATAGTGATATGCCATTGTTGTTACAGGTTATGATTGATACTCATACTAATACTTATCCTAAAATAGCATTTGGCAAACCATTAACTGAAATGGAGCCATTTGCAAAACCAATTGAAATGGAAGGAACTTAGACATCCGCTAAAAAAATGATGCGATAATTAGATCCAAAAAATAATTTAGTATTAAAAAAAGTTACATACTATCCTCATTTAGAGCTTTCGGAGCACAGATAAATTACATCCTGTCGAAGGATAGATTCTAACATAATATTCAATGAGTTATAAATTTAAAGTTACTCTGTTAATAAAAATAATTATACTATTTGTGTTTTCATCAGAGTATAATAGTATGTTATTTCAACCTTTCGTAAATACTTTTATAAATAATGGTTTAGTAGTAAATCCATGGCAGTTTTATTTTGAGCATAATTTGAATTCGGATTCATTCCCTTATCATTCATTAATGTTGCTGATTTTGAGCCCATTTGCAACATTAAGCTATTTATTACATACTGAAGCTTTCTTTAAGCTTCCATTGTTGCTGGGAGACTTGGGGATTTTATATATACTACTTAAATCTTTTCCAAATAAAGAGAAAAGCGTTTATCTGTATTATTTCTTTAATCCAATTATTATATATGCCATCTACATACATTCTCAACTAGATATAATACCTACTGCAATATTGTTATATGGAATTTATTTACTAATGGTTAATAAGCACAACTATTCTTCTGTAGTGTTTGGATTGGCCCTAGCAACAAAAATTCATGTAATTATAGCATTGCCATTAATATTTTTTTATCTGTATAAAATTGAAAATATTAAAGTTGCAATCAAGTATATAGTGGTTTCTCTAGCCATATTTTTATTATTTGACCTTCCGTTTCTATTTTCGGATGGCTTTGTTCAAATGGTACTTTTAAATCCAAAACAGTCATTGCTGTTCGATTCATTTTACAATATTGGATCAGTCAATATATTGCTTCCAATAGCGGCTATTTTAACGATTTATTATCATTTTTTCAATCAGGATAAAGTAAATAATGATTTGCTTTATTTTTATTTTGGAATTCTATTTTCTGCAATTATCTTTTTTATTTATCCTGCTGCAGCTTGGTATGTCTGGATGGTTCCTTTTGTTTCAATGTACTTTATTCAAAACAACAATAAAAAAAGTAAATTACTTTACATAGGTTTTTCAATTGTTTATCTGATATTTTTTATTTTCTTTCATAAAAGTGAGTACAAAGACATTTTCTTTTTTGGTGATGATATAAATTGGAAAATACACAATGACAGATTTGCAGATATTTCCTTTACTTTATTAGAAGTTACCCTTGTTTCTATAATGTATGCATTTTATAAATACGGAATCAAAAGTAATTCTATGTATAGAAAGCAGTTAAATTTAATAATTGGTATCGGTGGTGATAGTGGAGTAGGAAAAACAACACTTTTGAATAATCTACAAAATTTATTAGGTAATAAACTACTAAAAATCGAAGGAGACGGAGAACATAAATGGGAAAGAGGCGATGACAACTGGAATAAGTTTACACATTTGGATCCTAAAGCAAATCATATACATAGACAATCCGAAGCAATATTTAGTTTAAAACATAATAAAACTATATTTCGGAGTGAGTATCTACATTGTAATGGTAAATTTTCGAAGCCTAAAAAAGTTAAGCCAAAAGAGTTCATAGTTATTGCAGGGTTGCATCCATTTTATTTGCCAAAACTGAGAAAAAATATAGATCTGAAAATTTATATAGATACGGACGATACTTTAAGAAGGCATTGGAAAATCATAAGAGATACTAAGAAAAGAGGTTATAGTACTCAGAAGATACTAGAACAAATTGAGATTAGAATGGAAGATGCAAAAAAATATATCTATCCTCAAAAAGAGTTTGCGGATATGATTATTAAATATTATCCAGTAAATACTTTTGTTCTAGGAAAAGAAAATGAAGCAATAAGTTTAGGTTTGAGAATTACTTTTGATGCTAATATACACATTGAAGGTATTTTGGATAGATTAAATTGTCAATTTACATGGGACTATAATGATGATTTAAAGTCCCAATTTATAGAAGTTGAGAATAGACCTCAGGCAAATTTTGAAAATATAGCATTTGATTCTATTGAAAATATAAGTGAGATTATAGCTTCAGAAATTAAATGGGAAGATGGATATGAAGGTTTAATTCAACTAATATCTTTAAAAATGATCAGTGAAAAATTAAAAGAGAATCATAAATGAGATATAAAGGAATACTACTTGATATAGATAATACACTTTATGACTATAATTTAACTCACTCTTTTGCAAAAAATAAAGTATTCGATTATTGTATTAGAGAATTTCATTTATCAAAAACTGAAATTAGTTTAGCTTATGATAAGGCTAGAAATAATGTTCATGTTGAATTAAGTGAAACAGCTGCTTCGCATAACAGACTATTGTATTTTCAAAAGATGTTAGAAATTCTTAAAATCAATACTCTACAGTATAGTTTTGAGCTATATAATATCTATTGGGATAATTTCTTAGAAGTATTAAAACCATTTGATGGAATATATGATTTGCTTGAGAAGTATGAAAATAAAATTTGTTTAATCACAGACCTTACAGCTCATATACAATACCGTAAAATAAAAAAAATGGGGCTTGAAAAACATTGCTCTATGATTGTTACGAGTGAAGAGGCGGGGAGAGAAAAGCCTCATCCTTATATGTTTATGTTAGCGTTAAATAAATTGAATTTAAGACCTGGTGAAGTGTGCATGATCGGAGATAGCTTTAAAAAAGATATCATTGGTGCAACGGCTTTCGGTATTGAATCTATTTGGTTTAATCATGAGGAGAAAATAGTGTCATGTGATAATATCCTTATAAGAGAGGTACGGAATTTCAAAGATATTCTAGAGTTATTATGAGGGAAGTAAAAGATTTTGTAGAAATATCAAAATATGCTGGAGAACGACTTGATTTAATTCAGTCAGCTGGAGGGAACAGTTCGGTTAAGTTAAGTAATGGTCAGATGCTTATTAAAGCATCCGGATTTTTGCTAAGTGATATTAATGAAGAGGCAGGGTATTCAAGAGTTTTTACTGCACCCGTAGCTGCAATTGTGAAAAATGAAGTCATTATTAACTCCGTTAACAAACGTCAAAGAGAATTGTTAACAGCACAACTTTTAAAAGAGGCAACGATAGATAAACAAAACCGTCCTTCAATTGAAACATTACTTCATTCATTTCTTCTGAAATATACACTTCATACGCATTCAATAGTAGTGAATATGGTAGTTGTACAGAATAACTGGAAAGAGATATTAAATTCTATTTTCAAAGAAGAGGTACTAGCTTACGTTGGATATGAAACGCCGGGAATTGAATTAGCTATTGCTTTAGATAAAGAATTGCAAAGATTTGATAAAATTCCGAATATCATTTTTTTACAAAACCATGGTTTGATTGTTACATCTGATGACAAAGATGAGATTAAAACTCTTACTGAGGATGTTTTAGAAAAGATCGAAAAGTTTATGAATATCGATATGTCAAGATATAAACTCACGAACGATATTAGTAATTTATTTAATAGTATCTCGGACAACCCGAATATTTCCTATCTATGTGAGGATAAGTTTTTAAATGAACAATTACTAAAAAGCGAGAAACTGTTTTTTAATTCTCCTTTTTGCCCTGATACTTTCGTTTATTGCAATGTTAGCCCAGTTAAGCTTGAAAGTTTATCTGATAAAAAAAGCCTAATAGATTATAAGGTGAAGTGTAACGAATTTCCAAAGATAGTAATCTACGATGGTAAGCTTTTTTTTAGGGCTTTGACTATAAAGAAAGCAAAAGAAATAGAAGAAGTTTTTAAATTTCATATTATGGTTTTATCACAAAACGAAAATAAAACTATAAACTTCTTAGAGAAGGAAGAATTGGCTTATCTCGCAAATTGGGAAGCTGAAAAATTTAGACAGGAATTATAAAAAATAAATAGAAATGCACATAGTAATACCAATGTCCGGAGTTGGTAATAGATTTATTGAAGCTGGTTACAGTGAGCCTAAACCTTTAATAATAATTGACGGAAAGCCAATCATTGAGCATGTTTGTGATTTATTTCCAGGAGAAACAAAGTTTACATTTATTTGTAATTCTAAACATTTGGCTGAGACGAATATTAGATCGGTTTTACTAAGAATCAAGCCAAATGCAAATATAATTGAGA
Above is a window of Solitalea lacus DNA encoding:
- a CDS encoding NAD-dependent epimerase/dehydratase family protein, translated to MNEIIRQDLEYISNSGIEWGRFKDKTVLISGANGFIPSYLVESLLFVNNLLNQNTRVIALVRNKEKAEKRFRNYLNNHLLEILVQDVCQPIDLNIKVDYIIHAASQASPKYYSIDPVGTLNANIFGTINLLSLAVKSSAQSCLFFSSSEVYGEVEEDFIPIKEDGYGYLNPTSVRSCYAESKRMGETICVSWAHQYGVDVKIVRPFHTYGPMMDLTDGRVFADFVADIVLNRDIIMKSDGTAVRAYCYLSDAIIAYFLVLLKGAQAESYNIGNPQGVCSVIDLANKLVSSFPEKKLKVIRKENMDSNYIPSKANKVIPNIDKVTSLGWKPKVSIEEGFTRTVISYESNLDLTF
- a CDS encoding thiamine pyrophosphate-binding protein codes for the protein MKASDFIADFLEKKGIKSVFELSGGMITHLLDSISLRTNINIVTMHHEQSAAFAADAYGRVTGLPGIALATSGPGATNLLTGIGSCYFDSSPAIFITGQVNRHEQKGNKAIRQLGFQETDIVAMAKPITKACFQIQNAEAIPNVFDEAFKIALEGRPGPVLIDIPMDVQRAQIESKPFIDHQESYSTLLPENEILNLIAEIQKAKKPLILVGRGVKAAQCQFEFDQFVEQTQVPVMSTLLAVDAIEYEHELRVGFIGSYGNRWANIAFGECDLLIVLGSRLDIRQTGADTKFIENRKIYHVDCEAGEINNRVKGCVPFLTDLKIFFKQFAALSSKFEFSKPTEWLQYINDLRTQWPDTKELDPVGINPNVFMCQLSEASEKAFAYLADVGSHQMWAAQSLRLRKDQFFITSGGMGAMGFALPAGIGACIAHENAPVVVIVGDGCMQINIQEMQTIVRNKLPVKMVVMNNRSLGMIRQFQDSYFDSRYQSTYWGYDAPDFEKVAVAYGIEAKTITAPEEIGQAVKWLWDNDNSDMPLLLQVMIDTHTNTYPKIAFGKPLTEMEPFAKPIEMEGT
- a CDS encoding HAD family hydrolase, whose protein sequence is MRYKGILLDIDNTLYDYNLTHSFAKNKVFDYCIREFHLSKTEISLAYDKARNNVHVELSETAASHNRLLYFQKMLEILKINTLQYSFELYNIYWDNFLEVLKPFDGIYDLLEKYENKICLITDLTAHIQYRKIKKMGLEKHCSMIVTSEEAGREKPHPYMFMLALNKLNLRPGEVCMIGDSFKKDIIGATAFGIESIWFNHEEKIVSCDNILIREVRNFKDILELL
- a CDS encoding class II aldolase/adducin family protein gives rise to the protein MREVKDFVEISKYAGERLDLIQSAGGNSSVKLSNGQMLIKASGFLLSDINEEAGYSRVFTAPVAAIVKNEVIINSVNKRQRELLTAQLLKEATIDKQNRPSIETLLHSFLLKYTLHTHSIVVNMVVVQNNWKEILNSIFKEEVLAYVGYETPGIELAIALDKELQRFDKIPNIIFLQNHGLIVTSDDKDEIKTLTEDVLEKIEKFMNIDMSRYKLTNDISNLFNSISDNPNISYLCEDKFLNEQLLKSEKLFFNSPFCPDTFVYCNVSPVKLESLSDKKSLIDYKVKCNEFPKIVIYDGKLFFRALTIKKAKEIEEVFKFHIMVLSQNENKTINFLEKEELAYLANWEAEKFRQEL